A genome region from Cryptococcus neoformans var. neoformans B-3501A chromosome 8, whole genome shotgun sequence includes the following:
- a CDS encoding hypothetical protein (Match to EST gb|CF188969.1|CF188969; HMMPfam hit to zf-U1, U1 zinc finger, score: 81.8, E(): 1.8e-21): MGKYYCDYCDIYLTHDSMNARKAHNSGRNHVANVRDYFAGLGGNQAQSLIDQIIQQHESGGRNQMMMAPSMRLGAGFMNPLATQPGYPGPPPPGAFPTFPPTAGTPPFRPPFPPSSAPGAPPPTMPPFLPPNASAGAAPGIGMGSTPPFPPNTASPNPGMPPFRPPMGMGMPPAPAQAQAQGSPMGMPQQGQQGTFTPTQEVPQGAGAGIHPDRLRMLGQ, encoded by the exons ATGGGGAAATACTACTGCGACTACTGCGATAT CTACCTCACCCACGACTCTATGAACGCCCGCAAAGCACACAATTCGGGTCGTAATCATGTCGCCAATGTTCGAGACTACTTTGCCGGCCTGGGAGGGAACCAAGCGCAGAGTCTGATTGACCAAATTATCCAACAGCACGAAAGCGGGGGTAGAaatcagatgatgatggcgccGAGTATGCGGTTGGGTGCGGGGTTCATGAATCCCCTGGCTACTCAGCCTG GCTATCCCGGcccccctcctcccggAGCATTCCCCACTTTCCCCCCTACAGCCGGTACACCCCCCTTCCGTCCTCCTTTCCCCCCATCCTCAGCACCCGGTGCTCCTCCCCCTACCATGCCgcctttcctccctcccaaCGCTTCTGCCGGTGCCGCACCCGGTATCGGTATGGGGAGCACGccccctttcccacctAACACCGCGTCACCGAACCCCGGTATGCCGCCGTTTAGACCAccgatggggatggggatgcctcctgctcctgctcagGCACAAGCACAAGGATCACCGATGGGGATGCCACAGCAGGGACAACAAGGGACGTTCACACCCACGCAAGAGGTTCCTCAAGGTGCTGGGGCGGGAATACATCCTGATCgattgaggatgttggGACAATAG
- a CDS encoding hypothetical protein (HMMPfam hit to UCH, Ubiquitin carboxyl-terminal hydrolase, score: 131.4, E(): 2e-36), with product MVKALPKPCQDWDWVGTEVRTPGQITLEHRRRAAGLVTSVVCPRDLTHLGRETTKDDSEVKGNGKGTGEKKGTGCRAKNCKSNYMCYNNLGTEKLLEPDAKAEFVISNLGDVPQERNGPAGLRNLGATCYANAFLQLWFHNVPFRNAVYACVTTETTPLYQLALIFAKLEYGEKNVVDPMGLIDALRLNMGDQQDAAEFSKLFMSLIASEFSKHSDPKLKTLVKDQFEGTMQYITQCECGYESISETTFLEIELSLKDNTTLQSRLDEFTCPEILDGDNKYSCPSCLSKRRATRRQLPVTLPPVIHFSLLRFVFDLKSMSRKKSKASIKYPKEAVLGNSVYELKGIISHQGTSAYHGHFVCETYDESNDTWYICNDELVQPKPVRPHKKIKLEKPGDDKGKLESSKDAYMLVYKRRDGHVSPQFPPAIVMEKVKEENRGLREELNKVGVRKEVLEDEWEHLKGAKVDTDYIVPRDALAKWIQSPSFQDLYKPFDYSSILCAHSQVDPLKSSDIRTISALAHDKLLLYTSLPEIDVCLICVAEGFVARSSITEQQSALEAFDELNAKAELEEGGEEERWCLPKTWLIHWRTGKLPPQTLPTHSSYTLLCPHNAPLPSSSAPPVTFITSSALSLLHSIFGSFPSFQPGTPPCPECSFEADQNAESLAQWKTDVKLDKSIKRHLDPRPPAFGLDYYVLPKEFIEKWEVYMKTPGGEKPELDMGLGRGRCEHGLLDWDPQMEKPRVISEIGWEMLCQKYGEKEPIKVQFGANPPEGKKVNIASFTPAVCEPCRIIRLSSYDELEIPIVFAPGPPTSYSTPASTGNTSGSKSGSGSSRNTSRTLRSRLKTLYIQATRQSTIKDLKVSILSQTGITPLLQKIYYKRRTQPQEQEECSGKGNEEEKELDNDLTIGKLGYLKGEELILVEVKEEGNLDDDDDIVDGGNGGKGKNGKNEGFGGTALLARIACPDCTYENDGAAECCEMCMRPFKYD from the exons ATGGTGAAAGCCTTGCCAAAACCCTGCCAGGACTGGGACTGGGTCGGTACAGAGGTCCGAACGCCAGGTCAGATCACGCTCGAACATCGACGGCGTGCAGCTGGGCTTGTTACAAGCGTCGTTTGTCCTCGCGACCTCACACAccttggaagagagactACCAAGGATGATAGTGAGGTAAAAGGGAATGGAAAAGGAActggggagaagaagggcacAGGATGTAGAGCAAAAAATTGCAAATCGAATTACATGTGTTACAATAACCTTGGAACGGAAAAG CTTTTGGAACCTGATGCGAAAGCAGAATTCGTTATTTCAAACCTAGGAGATGTTCCACAAGAGCGTAATGGGCCCGCTGGTTTAAGAAACCTCGGGGCGACGTGCTAT GCAAACGCCTTCTTGCAATTGTGGTTCCACAACGTGCCTTTTCGTAATGCAGTCTATGCTTGCGTGACTACAGAG ACCACACCACTCTACCAATTAgctctcatcttcgctAAGCTGGAATATGGCGAAAAGAATGTAGTGGATCCCATGGGTCTGATAGACGCTCTGCGACTCAATATGGGTGATCAACAAGATGCAGCCGA GTTCTCAAAACTGTTCATGTCATTGATCGCATCAGAATTCTCAAAACATTCCGACCCTAAACTCAAAACGTTGGTTAAAGATCAGTTTGAAGGGACAATGCAGTATATTACCCAGTGTGAATGTGGGTACGAAAGTATCTCTGAGA CCACTTTCCTCGAGATTGAACTCTCGCTGAAAGACAATACAACCCTTCAATCCCGCCTGGACGAATTCACATGCCCTGAAATCCTTGATGGGGACAACAAATACTCTTGCCCCTCCTGCCTCTCTAAACGCCGTGCAACCCGTCGTCAGCTGCCCGTCACCCTCCCTCCCGTTATCcacttctctcttctcaggTTTGTCTTCGATCTCAAAAGCATgtcgagaaagaagagtaaAGCGTCGATAAAGTATCCGAAAGAGGCGGTGCTTGGGAATTCGGTATATGAATTAAAAGGAATTATATCTCATCAAGGGACAAGC GCGTATCATGGTCATTTCGTTTGCGAGACATATGATGAAAGCAATGATACCTGGTATATCTGTAACGACGAGTTGGTGCAGCCTAAACCTGTCCGGCCGCACAAGAAAATCAAGCTTGAGAAACCTGGCGATGACAAGGGCAAGTTAGAATCATCCAAAGATGCCTACATGCTCGTCTACAAACGGCGAGATGGCCATGTGTCTCCCCAATTTCCACCAGCGATTGTCATGGAGAAGGTTAAGGAGGAGAATAGAGGGTTGAGGGAAGAATTAAATAAAGTGGgggtgaggaaggaagttttggaagatgagtgGGAGCATCTAAAGGGGGCGAAGGTGGAT ACAGACTACATTGTTCCTCGCGACGCCCTCGCCAAATGGATCCAGTCTCCCTCCTTTCAAGATCTCTACAAGCCATTCGACTACTCATCCATCCTCTGTGCTCATTCGCAAGTGGATCCCCTCAAATCTTCTGATATACGTACAATATCCGCGCTAGCTCATGATAAACTTTTGTTATATACTTCTCTTCCCGAGATCGACGTCTGCCTAATATGTGTTGCGGAAGGCTTTGTCGCAAGGTCGAGTATAACGGAGCAGCAGTCGGCGCTTGAGGCATTCGACGAACTCAATGCCAAGGCcgagttggaagaagggggtgaagaagaacggTGGTGTCTTCCCAAAACGTGGCTCATCCACTGGCGAACAGGCaaacttcctcctcaaaccTTGCCCACACACTCTTCCTACACCCTCTTATGCCCCCACAACGCCCCCttaccttcatcttccgccCCGCCCGTCACCTTCATAACCTCCTctgccctttccctcctccactccaTCTTTGGCTCCTTCCCTTCGTTCCAACCCGGAACACCCCCCTGCCCCGAGTGTTCCTTCGAGGCAGACCAAAATGCAGAATCGTTGGCACAATGGAAAACGGATGTGAAGCTTGATAAATCTATCAAACGGCACCTTGACCCGCGGCCGCCTGCTTTTGGATTAGATTATTATGTACTTCCAAAAGAGTTTATTGAGAAATGGGAGGTGTATATGAAGACTCCAGGGGGGGAGAAGCCAGAGTTGGATATGGGTCTGGGACGAGGGAGATGTGAGCATGGATTGTTGGACTGGGATCCGCAGATGGAGAAACCGAGGGTGATTAGTGAGATCGGATGGGAGATGCTTTGTCAGAA GTACGGTGAGAAAGAGCCAATTAAAGTACAATTTGGTGCCAACCCCccggaaggaaagaaagtgaACATTGCTTCTTTCACTCCTGCTGTCTGCGAGCCATGCAGGATTATCAG ATTATCATCATACGACGAACTCGAGATACCAATCGTCTTCGCTCCTGGGCCGCCCACATCTTACAGCACCCCCGCCTCTACAGGCAATACCAGCGGGTCAAAGTCAGGATCAGGATCAAGCCGTAACACATCAAGGACCCTACGGTCCCGGCTTAAAACGCTATACATCCAGGCCACGAGACAAAGTACAATCAAGGATCTCAAAGTATCCATTCTTTCTCAAACAGGAATCACCCCGCTTCTCCAGAAGATTTATTACAAACGTCGAACCCAACCccaagagcaagaggaaTGTTCGGGGAAagggaatgaagaagaaaaagagcTAGATAATGATTTGACGATTGGCAAGCTGGGATATTTGAAAGGGGAGGAGTTGATATTGGTTgaagtgaaagaagaagggaatctggatgatgatgatgacattGTAGATGGAGGTAATGGaggcaagggaaaaaatggaaagaaTGAAGGATTCGGAGGGACGGCATTGTTGGCGAGGATTGCATGTCCGGATTGTACTTATGAAAATGATGGGGCAGCGGAATGCTGTGAGATGTGCATGAGA CCATTTAAATATGATTGA